One Syntrophales bacterium DNA segment encodes these proteins:
- a CDS encoding PAS domain S-box protein yields the protein MSGNKKAREPFVHELDARKEKVARLEDTLQDKAVTADRQPVEEEVQRYRFMVENAGSEIYLVRRDGNIAFVNRAAATSLGYTVDELLSMNVRDFDPRYGPMFSRHFDELKAGDLPPFETVHIARDGRGIPKEFKSSYLKVGNEEYICGFGLDITERKRAEESLKKSEAMYRSVIENIQEVYYRTNREGRLVLTSPSGAAMFGYERVEDILGTDVQSLWEDPGERPRLLAEVAKHGSVEDYVGLMKRRDGSVFMASLSVHFYRNDEGNTLGTEGIIRDVTELKRAEAALKKSEETFRKAFHTSPDAININRLSDGMFVSINDGFTKATGYTAEDVIGRTPSEIDLWLHPEDRDRMVGTMIEHGEVRNLEAPFRKKNGSIDIALMSASIIDIDGVAHILSITRDITERKRAEEAVRESERRFRDLAELLPQAVFEFDEQGRFTYANQFALNLFGYTRDDFKGGIDAIDTIAPGSRELAVRNITRVMRNELKSGTEYTAIRKNGEEFPVIIYSTPIHRDGRVAGLRGIIIDLTERKRLEAQLTQAQKLEAVGTLAGGMAHNFNNILMGIQGHVSMMLMNMDTGHPYYERLKNIEEQILSGADLTKQLLGFARGGKYEVKPLNINAVLSWTAEMFARTKKEITIEMDLGEEPLTVLADRSQMEQMLMNLLVNAWQAMPAGGRIYLETKSVLLGAAEIRPYEVTPGPYVRITVQDSGMGMDERTQKRIFEPFFTTKQMGRGTGLGLATVYGIVKGHRGYITVYSETGHGSRFNIYLPLAEGETPAQWTVEKTEATSGSGVILLVEDEEQVLQTTREMLELLGYTVLTARDGREAIEVYRRMGKGIDLVLMDMIMPGISGGEAIDALLEINPSVRIVLASGYSLNGLAGDIMRRGCRAFLQKPYNMGELSRTVTQVMSVPA from the coding sequence ATGAGCGGGAATAAGAAGGCCAGGGAGCCGTTTGTCCATGAACTGGATGCCCGGAAGGAAAAAGTCGCCCGTCTTGAGGACACTCTTCAGGATAAAGCGGTGACCGCCGACCGACAACCTGTCGAGGAGGAGGTCCAGCGGTATCGCTTCATGGTGGAAAACGCGGGAAGCGAGATCTACCTGGTTCGTCGCGATGGCAATATCGCCTTTGTAAACCGGGCGGCTGCAACGAGTCTGGGCTATACAGTCGATGAACTGCTGTCGATGAACGTCCGGGATTTCGATCCACGGTACGGTCCAATGTTTTCCCGTCACTTCGACGAGCTGAAAGCAGGCGATCTCCCGCCCTTTGAAACAGTACATATTGCCCGGGATGGACGCGGAATCCCCAAGGAATTCAAATCGTCTTACCTGAAGGTTGGAAACGAAGAGTACATCTGCGGCTTCGGCCTGGATATCACCGAAAGGAAGCGGGCCGAAGAATCACTGAAGAAGAGCGAGGCGATGTACCGCAGCGTCATCGAGAATATCCAGGAGGTTTACTATCGGACCAATCGGGAGGGCCGGCTGGTCTTGACGAGTCCGTCCGGAGCGGCGATGTTCGGATACGAGCGGGTGGAAGACATTCTCGGCACGGATGTGCAGAGCCTCTGGGAGGACCCCGGTGAAAGACCCAGGCTTCTCGCGGAGGTTGCGAAGCACGGAAGCGTGGAGGATTATGTCGGTCTCATGAAGAGAAGGGACGGCAGCGTGTTCATGGCATCCCTGAGTGTCCATTTTTACCGGAACGACGAGGGAAACACGCTTGGGACGGAGGGCATCATCCGGGATGTCACGGAGCTGAAAAGAGCGGAAGCGGCCCTGAAGAAAAGCGAAGAGACATTCCGGAAGGCGTTTCACACAAGTCCCGATGCAATCAACATCAACCGCCTGTCCGACGGCATGTTCGTGTCGATCAACGACGGATTCACAAAGGCAACCGGATACACGGCGGAAGACGTGATCGGCAGGACCCCGTCGGAAATCGATCTCTGGCTCCATCCGGAAGACCGGGATCGGATGGTCGGGACCATGATCGAACACGGCGAGGTCCGCAACCTGGAGGCCCCTTTCCGGAAGAAAAACGGTTCCATCGATATCGCGCTGATGTCCGCCTCCATCATCGACATCGACGGCGTTGCCCATATCCTGAGCATCACACGCGACATCACGGAGAGAAAAAGGGCCGAAGAGGCGGTCCGGGAGAGTGAGAGGCGCTTCCGCGACCTGGCGGAGCTGCTTCCCCAGGCCGTCTTCGAGTTTGATGAGCAGGGCCGCTTTACCTATGCGAACCAGTTTGCTCTCAACCTCTTCGGCTATACGAGGGACGATTTCAAAGGCGGGATCGACGCAATCGACACCATCGCCCCGGGGAGCCGGGAATTGGCGGTCCGGAACATTACCAGGGTGATGAGAAACGAGTTGAAATCGGGGACGGAATATACGGCGATCCGCAAGAACGGCGAGGAGTTCCCCGTGATCATCTATTCCACCCCCATCCATCGGGACGGCAGGGTCGCCGGCCTGCGCGGGATCATTATCGACCTGACGGAGCGCAAGCGTCTGGAGGCGCAGCTGACCCAGGCACAAAAGCTGGAAGCCGTCGGCACCCTGGCCGGCGGCATGGCGCACAATTTCAATAATATTCTCATGGGAATCCAGGGACATGTCTCGATGATGCTCATGAACATGGATACCGGGCATCCCTATTACGAGCGCCTGAAAAACATCGAAGAACAGATCCTCAGCGGGGCGGATCTGACGAAACAGCTTCTGGGATTCGCCCGGGGCGGAAAGTACGAGGTGAAGCCCCTGAACATCAACGCCGTTCTTTCATGGACGGCGGAGATGTTTGCCAGGACAAAGAAGGAAATCACGATCGAGATGGACCTGGGAGAGGAGCCGCTGACGGTCCTCGCCGACCGCAGCCAGATGGAACAGATGCTCATGAACCTGCTTGTGAACGCCTGGCAGGCAATGCCGGCGGGAGGCAGGATTTACCTGGAAACGAAAAGCGTCCTTCTCGGCGCGGCGGAAATCAGGCCATATGAGGTGACTCCGGGTCCCTATGTGAGAATTACCGTGCAGGATTCGGGTATGGGAATGGACGAACGAACACAGAAGCGGATATTCGAGCCCTTTTTCACGACGAAGCAGATGGGGAGGGGAACAGGCCTGGGACTGGCGACGGTCTATGGCATCGTCAAGGGCCATCGGGGATATATCACGGTCTACAGCGAAACCGGGCACGGGTCGAGGTTCAACATCTACCTTCCCCTGGCGGAAGGCGAAACACCTGCGCAATGGACGGTGGAAAAGACCGAAGCCACGTCCGGATCGGGGGTCATTCTGCTCGTCGAGGATGAAGAACAGGTGCTCCAGACGACAAGGGAGATGCTCGAGCTCCTTGGATACACCGTCCTGACCGCCCGGGACGGCCGGGAGGCGATCGAGGTGTACCGCCGGATGGGGAAAGGCATCGATCTGGTTCTGATGGACATGATCATGCCGGGAATCAGCGGTGGCGAGGCCATTGACGCCCTGCTGGAAATCAATCCGTCCGTACGGATCGTTCTGGCCAGCGGCTACAGCCTGAACGGCCTGGCCGGGGATATCATGCGACGAGGCTGCAGGGCCTTCCTCCAGAAACCCTACAACATGGGGGAGTTGTCAAGAACCGTCACTCAGGTGATGAGCGTGCCCGCGTAA
- a CDS encoding cyclic nucleotide-binding domain-containing protein: MFQIATYENYPDGTVIFTEGSHGDWIYVVDEGCVEIYRTMNEREIIIARMKEGEIFGEVAYITKGERTASARAIGDTVVGIIDRNFFDREYNQLSDNFRMVLKAMAGRLRAATDALIRYQAEGGSGVGGK, encoded by the coding sequence ATGTTCCAGATCGCAACGTACGAGAACTATCCCGACGGAACGGTCATTTTTACGGAAGGATCTCACGGGGACTGGATTTATGTCGTTGACGAGGGATGCGTTGAGATATACCGCACCATGAACGAGCGGGAGATTATAATCGCCAGGATGAAGGAAGGCGAGATCTTCGGTGAAGTGGCGTACATCACCAAAGGGGAGCGCACGGCATCCGCCAGGGCAATCGGCGACACCGTCGTGGGGATCATCGACCGGAATTTTTTTGACAGGGAATACAACCAGCTTTCCGACAATTTCAGGATGGTGCTGAAAGCCATGGCGGGCAGACTTCGGGCCGCCACCGACGCCCTCATAAGATACCAGGCCGAAGGCGGATCCGGAGTCGGAGGGAAATAG